GGGTCATGGGTCATGGAATACCTGTAGCTAATTACTAGATATGATTAAATATCAGCTATCATGTATCATAAATCAGAACCAAATATTCaataatatgaaaatgttatATGTAATTGAAAGAATGTAAACGAAAGATCCGTTGGTTTAGCTAAATAATAAACAAGTACACAACTTTTGGTCATTCATTTATATACATGAACGATTCATATAACTTAtctacaaatgaaaataaataaataaataaatggtgaGAACCTTCTGGTCTCATGTAACATGTTGATACTCCAAACACGCACACTGCATGTGATGGAACTCATACCAAGTGTGAAGCACAAATTATTTTTCCACTTGCTTTTGATAAGATTTGAACTTATATTTCCCCGACCCACTTGCAGTCTTTATCACATAAGATCATGCAGTCACATCGTGACATTACCGGAACAACTGGTACGTACTTATTCACAAATGTTCAAAAGTTTGTTTGTAAAGGTTAATTTGTTAAGCCTTTCGCTTAATTATATTCATTtgtaactttttcttttacacCTAGCTATCTATAGCTTTttaagattttatatatatgtttgtaatgTTAAACTTATATCAAGATGTTACTTGTTATCGAGTATTATTTATCTTGCACTCGTTTTTGTTCGTTTTTCAAAAGAACGTACGTGAACAATTCTTCGTTCGAGTATACATAATTTGTTATGAAAATTTTTCATTAAGTTAAAACAAGTAAACATGAACAAGGTGGATCTTCTTCATTTCCATTGTGCTCACTTACAAACTAGCTTACATCAGCGAACACCTCACTGTATAATGGGTGATTCAGGGAAAAAAACCCCACATATTTGTCACTCCTAATGATCGAACCCAAGACCTGTGAGAAAACCAGGAATGCATCTGCCAGTTGAGCCGCGCTAGACTTCATTTGCTTAGTTGATTATACATTATTAGTAAAGTAATAGATCAATATcatgttattattatacattaatAACCAAATCAATTGATATTCAATACCTCCTTTAATTAATTAGTCCTCCAATTAGCAGAAAATAATCTTGTTAACATAAGTAAAACAAGGTAAAAATAGTTATACCTTAGGATTCCATTGCTATTTTTAcaactatttaatttaatggaGCTCGTATATGGCGCAAAATCGATCCTTAAAACAATCTCAAAGTTACTTATTACGTGAGATTTTGTGTTTGAAGATATTTAGAGCAGGAAGATCAATTAAAATTGAGTTTGTCTTCAAAGTCGTGCGCAACTTTGTGTAAACACATATGTGCAATATTCTATTATAAAATCCCACGTACATATGCAAAATAAATAGAGTACTTTAATTTGTGAAATCAACTACTTATTGCAATATTAGTCCACAAAAGCTTATATATGcaccaacaaacaaacacacgtACGTGTCGCCATATATTTGCTACAAATAACACGCGCGTACCTTTTCAATTTGATTATGCGGAAAGATATTATACCAAAAGTATATCATATATAGacttagaatatatatataacacacaataaatagatatagatatattctttgtaatcatttaaattgatAAGAATCCAATAAATTTCCACCGGCCACGTATGCCTTTGATACACCGAATCCATATTCACTACGTGTAGTTTCTCCAAGGCTCCTGTTCCCGTAGTTGACCGCCGAAATACATATCACACCATTTTTGTACGTCATACATATATGCCTTCATGTCTATCGTtccttttatacatataaataataaattccTTACATATATTCTCGATCATTTTCAAATTAAAGATAGTTTTTTCAAAGCTCTTGACAACTGATCGAATATGATGATTAATAATAACATAGATCATACCATATCTTCTACCTCTTCCTTAAACAACTGTAGGCAAATTGCCGGTTTTTCGGGCAAGAATGACGACGTTAATGTACTTGCTCGTCGAAAGAGAAACGAGCTAAGGCGGTTGAAGGTTTTAGCATTAAACAATAGTAATGGATCTGATGGTAATTGTGTGGTATCAAAAAGAGGGAGGATTATGGAGaacttaattaataatagtGACAATAATCAAAAGGGTGATGATATTAATGATCATAGTATTATTCCGTATCGATCGTCGGTAATTGGAAGGAGAAGGGAGATGGAGGATGCAGTGAGTGTAGAACTAGGTTTTGTAGTGACGACGGACAACGAAGAAAACTCGAATAAGAAGAAATTCGACTTTTATGGTGTGTATGATGGGCATGGGGGGTCACGCGTTGCAAATGCTTGTCGTGAAAGGTTACACAAGTTGTTGGCACAAGAAATGATCATGATGGATATTGGGGAAATGAATAAGGATTGGGAGGGATTGATGGTGGAAAGTTTTGCGAAAATGGACGAGGAAGTCAATGAGAGTGATCCGCTTGGATCAACGGGTTCAACGGCTGTTGTGGCCGTTGTTGGTGATGAAGAGATTGTTGTCGCCAATTGTGGTGATTCGAGAGCTGTTCTTTCGCGTGGTGGTGCTACCTTGCCTTTGTCTAATGATCATAAGGTAGTTCGGTTATTCATACTTCATTATAATAATCTATTGTTTTTAACAGCGAATTGATAGTTAGCAGCTAGTAACTAGCTTATTCATATTCAGTAAttacaagttttgattttggcaaatagttacatatatatatgcatgcacAATAGAacgttttcaaataattttctagctcaaaaattaatattaacaaagaatattttaatgttttaataatTGGGTATTATATACGTACGTGCAGCCGGATAGACCCGATGAGCTAGAACGGATCGAACACTCGGGTGGAAAGGTGATTGAATGGAATGGGATTCGTGTTTTGGGGGTTCTTGCTACTTCAAGATCAATAGGTAGGTAACAAATAAAACCTTTTCCATATACAAACAATacaatataaatacttttgttCTTTTATCTGACTATCTACTTTTGACAGAACTgagtattattgttgttgtgtcTTTTAGGTAACAAATTTATTGGCTGGTTATCTTGATGACCGggtttattaattaatctagttaattaataattactttgtttatatttttgtagGTGATCGACAACTAAAACCATATGTGATTGCAAAACCAGAGGTTACAGTGACCAAACGACACGAAAATGATGAATTTATGATATTAGCGAGCGATGGCTTGTGGGATGTCATGTCAAACGAATTGGCATGTCATATTGTGAGCAAATGTATAGAAGGACGGGTTTTTCGTAAGAAATTTCAGCATACAACAAAAGataattacaaatataaaatgacGAACGCAGCCACGGTTTTGACAGAATTGGCTATGGCTCGTGGCAGCAAAGATAATATAAGTGTTATTGTCGTGAATCTTAAAGAACGACAGATCTCCTCCGGCTGATGATACAAATACGAGTCGAGGGTAGCGTTTATACCTTCTTTCCCCGTCTTCGATCATTTTGATTCATTTAATTTACATGCTTTTTGATGGCTTGTGACAATTTCGCCATTTACGTTTGTAGTAAGGGGTTTCATGCCtaactttgttttgtatttCAAAACCAGAATCATGTACATAAATTACTAACGAATGCAACATGATCAGTTGTTCTTGTTAaacaattgattttttttttgtagaataTTATTTGTGCTACAATTATTTTTCCTTCCACGTCAGTTTCTACTTGATTAACCCTTTGGTTAGCAATaatactaatttaatttaagaaaaatattgttttgaattaaTGTCCAAATTAGACCTTCCCATAGAATTA
The Erigeron canadensis isolate Cc75 chromosome 2, C_canadensis_v1, whole genome shotgun sequence DNA segment above includes these coding regions:
- the LOC122590155 gene encoding protein phosphatase 2C 51-like, translating into MMINNNIDHTISSTSSLNNCRQIAGFSGKNDDVNVLARRKRNELRRLKVLALNNSNGSDGNCVVSKRGRIMENLINNSDNNQKGDDINDHSIIPYRSSVIGRRREMEDAVSVELGFVVTTDNEENSNKKKFDFYGVYDGHGGSRVANACRERLHKLLAQEMIMMDIGEMNKDWEGLMVESFAKMDEEVNESDPLGSTGSTAVVAVVGDEEIVVANCGDSRAVLSRGGATLPLSNDHKPDRPDELERIEHSGGKVIEWNGIRVLGVLATSRSIGDRQLKPYVIAKPEVTVTKRHENDEFMILASDGLWDVMSNELACHIVSKCIEGRVFRKKFQHTTKDNYKYKMTNAATVLTELAMARGSKDNISVIVVNLKERQISSG